The Streptomyces sp. NBC_00224 genome has a window encoding:
- the aceE gene encoding pyruvate dehydrogenase (acetyl-transferring), homodimeric type → MASGSDRNPIIIGGLPSQVPDFDPEETEEWLASLDAAVDERGRERARYLMLRLIERAREKRVAVPEMRSTDYVNTIATKDEPFFPGNEEIERKVLNATRWNAAVMVSRAQRPGIGVGGHIATFASSASLYDVGFNHFFRGKDDGKGGDQIFFQGHASPGIYARAYLLDRLSEQQLDAFRQEKSKAPYGLSSYPHPRLMPDFWEFPTVSMGLGPLGAIYQARMNRYMEARGIADTSDSHVWAYLGDGEMDEPESLGQLSIAARENLDNLTFVVNCNLQRLDGPVRGNGKVIQELESQFRGAGWNVIKLVWDRSWDPLLAQDRDGILVNKLNTTPDGQFQTYATETGGYIRDHFFGGDHRLRAMVENMTDQQIQHLGRGGHDHKKVYAAYAAAKAHKGQPTVILAQTVKGWTLGPNFEGRNATHQMKKLTVEDLKRFRDRLHIPITDAQLEAGAPPYYHPGRNSEEIQYMHDRRKGLGGYVPTRVVRAKPLALPEDKTYAAAKKGSGQQSIATTMAFVRILKDLMRDKEIGRRFVLIAPDEYRTFGMDAFFPSAKIYNPLGQQYEAVDRDLLLAYKESPTGQMLHDGISEAGCTASLIAAGSAYATHGEPLIPVYVFYSMFGFQRTGDQFWQMADQLSRGFVLGATAGRTTLTGEGLQHADGHSHLLASTNPGCVAYDPAFGYEIAHIMQDGLRRMYGETADGKPGEDVFYYLTVYNEPIQHPAEPADVDVDGILKGIHRYARGTAGTIPAQIMASGVAVPWALEAQRILAEEWNVRADVWSATSWNELRRDAVEAEEHNLLHPEEEQRVPYVTRKLSGAEGPFVAVSDWMRAVPDQISRWVPGRYTSLGADGFGFADTRGAARRFFHIDAQSIVLAVLTELARDNKVDRSVLKQAVDRYQLLDVTAADPGAAGGDA, encoded by the coding sequence GTGGCTTCCGGATCCGATCGCAACCCGATCATCATTGGCGGCCTTCCCAGCCAGGTCCCGGACTTCGATCCGGAGGAGACCGAGGAGTGGCTCGCCTCCCTGGACGCGGCGGTGGACGAGCGGGGGCGTGAGCGCGCCCGCTATCTGATGCTCCGCCTCATCGAGCGGGCCCGCGAGAAGCGCGTGGCCGTGCCCGAGATGCGCAGCACGGACTACGTCAACACGATCGCCACCAAGGACGAGCCGTTCTTCCCCGGCAACGAGGAGATCGAGCGCAAGGTCCTCAACGCGACCCGCTGGAACGCCGCGGTGATGGTCTCGCGCGCACAGCGCCCGGGCATCGGGGTCGGCGGCCACATCGCCACCTTCGCCTCCTCCGCCTCCCTCTACGACGTGGGCTTCAACCACTTCTTCCGGGGCAAGGACGACGGCAAGGGCGGCGACCAGATCTTCTTCCAGGGGCACGCCTCCCCCGGCATCTACGCCCGCGCCTACCTCCTGGACCGGCTCAGCGAGCAGCAGCTCGACGCGTTCCGCCAGGAGAAGTCCAAGGCGCCGTACGGGCTGTCCTCGTACCCGCACCCGCGTCTGATGCCGGACTTCTGGGAGTTCCCGACCGTCTCGATGGGCCTGGGCCCGCTCGGCGCGATCTACCAGGCCCGGATGAACCGCTACATGGAGGCGCGCGGCATCGCCGACACCTCCGACTCGCACGTGTGGGCGTACCTGGGCGACGGCGAGATGGACGAGCCGGAGTCGCTGGGCCAGCTCTCCATCGCCGCGCGCGAGAACCTCGACAACCTGACCTTCGTCGTCAACTGCAACCTCCAGCGCCTCGACGGCCCGGTGCGCGGCAACGGCAAGGTCATCCAGGAGCTGGAGTCGCAGTTCCGCGGCGCCGGATGGAACGTCATCAAGCTGGTCTGGGACCGCTCCTGGGACCCGCTGCTCGCCCAGGACCGCGACGGCATCCTGGTCAACAAGCTGAACACCACGCCGGACGGCCAGTTCCAGACGTACGCGACGGAGACCGGCGGCTACATCCGCGACCACTTCTTCGGCGGCGACCACCGGCTGCGCGCCATGGTCGAGAACATGACCGACCAGCAGATCCAGCACCTGGGCCGCGGCGGTCACGACCACAAGAAGGTGTACGCGGCGTACGCGGCGGCCAAGGCGCACAAGGGCCAGCCGACCGTGATCCTCGCGCAGACCGTCAAGGGCTGGACGCTCGGCCCGAACTTCGAGGGCCGCAACGCGACCCACCAGATGAAGAAGCTGACGGTCGAGGACCTCAAGCGCTTCCGCGACCGGCTGCACATCCCGATCACGGACGCCCAGCTGGAGGCCGGCGCCCCGCCGTACTACCACCCGGGCCGCAACTCCGAAGAGATCCAGTACATGCACGACCGCCGCAAGGGGCTCGGCGGCTATGTGCCGACCCGTGTGGTGCGCGCGAAGCCGCTGGCGCTGCCGGAGGACAAGACGTACGCGGCCGCGAAGAAGGGCTCGGGCCAGCAGTCGATCGCCACCACCATGGCGTTCGTCCGCATCCTGAAGGACCTCATGCGGGACAAGGAGATCGGCAGGCGGTTCGTGCTGATCGCGCCGGACGAGTACCGCACGTTCGGCATGGACGCGTTCTTCCCGAGTGCGAAGATCTACAACCCGCTCGGCCAGCAGTACGAGGCGGTCGACCGCGATCTGCTGCTCGCCTACAAGGAGTCCCCGACCGGTCAGATGCTGCACGACGGCATCTCCGAGGCGGGCTGCACGGCCTCGCTGATCGCCGCGGGCTCGGCGTACGCGACGCACGGCGAGCCGCTCATCCCGGTCTACGTCTTCTACTCGATGTTCGGTTTCCAGCGCACCGGTGACCAGTTCTGGCAGATGGCCGACCAGCTCTCGCGCGGTTTCGTCCTGGGCGCGACCGCCGGCCGCACCACGCTGACCGGTGAGGGCCTCCAGCACGCCGACGGCCACTCGCATCTGCTCGCCTCGACGAACCCGGGCTGTGTCGCCTACGACCCGGCGTTCGGGTACGAGATCGCGCACATCATGCAGGACGGTCTGCGCCGGATGTACGGCGAGACCGCCGACGGCAAGCCCGGCGAGGACGTCTTCTACTACCTGACCGTCTACAACGAGCCGATCCAGCACCCGGCCGAGCCGGCGGACGTCGACGTGGACGGCATCCTCAAGGGCATCCACCGCTACGCCCGGGGGACCGCGGGCACCATCCCGGCGCAGATCATGGCGTCCGGCGTGGCCGTCCCGTGGGCCCTGGAGGCGCAGCGGATCCTCGCCGAGGAGTGGAACGTACGGGCCGACGTCTGGTCCGCGACCTCCTGGAACGAGCTGCGGCGCGACGCCGTCGAGGCGGAGGAGCACAATCTGCTCCACCCGGAGGAGGAGCAGCGCGTCCCGTACGTCACGCGCAAGCTCTCCGGCGCCGAGGGCCCGTTCGTGGCCGTCTCGGACTGGATGCGGGCCGTGCCGGACCAGATCTCGCGCTGGGTGCCCGGCCGGTACACCTCGCTGGGCGCCGACGGGTTCGGCTTCGCCGACACCCGGGGCGCGGCGCGGCGCTTCTTCCACATCGACGCCCAGTCGATCGTCCTGGCGGTGCTCACCGAGCTCGCCCGGGACAACAAGGTGGACCGCTCGGTCCTGAAGCAGGCCGTCGACCGCTACCAGCTGCTCGACGTCACCGCGGCGGACCCGGGGGCCGCGGGCGGCGACGCGTAG
- a CDS encoding DUF475 domain-containing protein, with protein MILKTFGWSFVITAVGLVLAVLYGGWTAFGIVAILSILEISLSFDNAVVNAGILKKMNAFWQKIFLTIGVLIAVFGMRLVFPVVIVAISAKIGPIEAVNLALNEKEHYKELVTDAHASIAAFGGMFLLMIFLDFIFEDRDIQWLRWLERPLAKLGKVDMLSVAIALGVLLVSSMTFATHAHLHGGAHADKGETVLISGIAGLITYMIVGGLSGYFEDKLEEEEEAELEAEEEAKKSGKGGASAVLLAGKAAFFMFLYLEVLDASFSFDGVIGAFAITNDIVLMALGLGIGAMYVRSLTVYLVRQGTLDDYVYLEHGAHYAIGALAVILLVTIQYEIHEVITGSVGVLLIAWSFWSSVRRNKRIAAEGGGDFSEKAEVSTGV; from the coding sequence GTGATTCTGAAAACCTTCGGCTGGTCATTCGTGATCACTGCGGTCGGTCTTGTCCTTGCGGTGCTCTACGGCGGCTGGACGGCCTTCGGGATCGTGGCGATCCTGTCCATCCTGGAGATCTCGCTGTCGTTCGACAACGCGGTGGTCAACGCCGGAATTCTGAAGAAGATGAATGCCTTCTGGCAGAAGATCTTCCTCACGATCGGCGTGCTCATCGCCGTCTTCGGTATGCGACTGGTCTTCCCCGTCGTCATCGTCGCCATCAGCGCCAAGATCGGCCCCATCGAGGCCGTCAACCTGGCGCTGAACGAGAAGGAGCACTACAAGGAACTGGTGACCGACGCGCACGCGTCGATCGCCGCCTTCGGTGGCATGTTCCTGCTCATGATCTTCCTGGACTTCATCTTCGAGGACCGGGACATCCAGTGGCTGCGCTGGCTTGAGCGGCCGCTGGCCAAGCTCGGCAAGGTCGACATGCTCTCGGTCGCCATCGCGCTCGGCGTCCTGCTCGTCTCCTCGATGACCTTCGCGACCCACGCCCATCTGCACGGCGGGGCGCACGCGGACAAGGGCGAGACGGTCCTCATCTCCGGCATCGCCGGTCTGATCACGTACATGATCGTGGGCGGCCTCTCCGGCTACTTCGAGGACAAGCTGGAGGAAGAGGAAGAAGCCGAGCTGGAGGCCGAGGAAGAGGCCAAGAAGAGCGGCAAGGGCGGCGCCTCGGCGGTCCTGCTCGCCGGCAAGGCCGCGTTCTTCATGTTCCTCTACCTTGAGGTCCTGGACGCCTCGTTCTCCTTCGACGGCGTCATCGGCGCCTTCGCCATCACCAACGACATCGTCCTGATGGCGCTCGGCCTCGGCATCGGCGCCATGTACGTGCGGTCCCTCACGGTCTACCTGGTCCGCCAGGGCACCCTGGACGACTACGTCTACCTGGAGCACGGCGCGCACTACGCGATCGGCGCCCTCGCCGTGATCCTGCTCGTCACCATCCAGTACGAGATCCACGAGGTCATCACCGGCAGCGTCGGCGTCCTCCTGATCGCCTGGTCCTTCTGGTCCTCGGTCCGCCGCAACAAGCGGATCGCCGCGGAGGGCGGCGGGGATTTCAGTGAGAAGGCGGAAGTCTCCACGGGGGTCTGA
- a CDS encoding potassium channel family protein: MKQLPAQTRWERRTQWPLLALAVSFALAYTVPVVHPGAGTGVQDVCVGVEWVVWGAFACDYLVRLALSGQRLLFVRTHWLDLLAVVLPLIQPLRLLRVVSTLALVGRRARMAPQIQLTVYVGGAVVGLLMFGSLAVLEVERGAPAGNIKTLGDAVWWSFTTMTTVGYGDHAPTTGLGRLIAVGLMLSGIALLGVVTANIAAWFISRFERDGEEERRQTALLEALTQEVRSLRGQVAALAGGTECACERGPRSTPLP; this comes from the coding sequence ATGAAGCAACTACCCGCACAGACGCGGTGGGAGCGGCGGACCCAGTGGCCGCTGCTCGCACTGGCCGTCTCCTTCGCCCTCGCGTACACCGTGCCCGTCGTCCACCCCGGGGCGGGGACCGGGGTGCAGGACGTGTGCGTCGGAGTGGAGTGGGTGGTGTGGGGCGCTTTCGCCTGCGACTACCTGGTGCGGCTCGCCCTGTCCGGGCAGCGGCTGCTGTTCGTCCGCACCCACTGGCTGGACCTGCTCGCGGTGGTGCTGCCGCTGATCCAGCCGCTGCGGCTGCTCCGGGTCGTCTCCACGCTCGCCCTGGTGGGGCGGCGGGCGCGGATGGCCCCGCAGATACAGCTGACCGTCTATGTCGGCGGGGCGGTGGTCGGGCTGCTGATGTTCGGCTCGCTGGCCGTCCTGGAGGTGGAGCGGGGCGCGCCGGCCGGGAACATCAAGACGCTGGGCGACGCCGTGTGGTGGTCGTTCACCACGATGACCACCGTCGGCTACGGCGATCACGCGCCGACCACCGGGCTCGGGCGGCTCATCGCGGTGGGCCTGATGCTGTCCGGCATCGCCCTGCTCGGTGTGGTGACGGCGAACATCGCGGCCTGGTTCATCTCCCGCTTCGAGCGCGACGGCGAGGAGGAGCGGCGCCAGACCGCGCTCTTGGAGGCGCTCACCCAGGAGGTGCGGTCGCTGCGCGGGCAGGTGGCGGCGCTGGCGGGCGGGACGGAGTGCGCCTGCGAGCGCGGCCCCCGGAGCACGCCCCTGCCCTGA
- a CDS encoding peroxiredoxin: protein MAIEVGTKAPDFELKDNHGRTVKLSDFRGAKNVVLLFYPFAFTGVCTGELCELRDNLPQFTDRDTQLLAVSNDSIHTLRVFAEQEGLEYPLLSDFWPHGEVSRAYGVFDEEKGCAVRGTFVIDKDGVVRWTVENGLPDARDLNDYVKALDTL, encoded by the coding sequence ATGGCGATCGAGGTCGGCACCAAGGCCCCGGACTTCGAGCTGAAGGACAACCACGGCCGTACCGTGAAGCTCTCGGACTTCCGCGGCGCGAAGAACGTGGTGCTGCTCTTCTACCCGTTCGCCTTCACCGGCGTCTGCACGGGCGAGCTGTGCGAGCTGCGGGACAACCTGCCGCAGTTCACCGACCGCGACACCCAGCTGCTCGCCGTCTCGAACGACTCGATCCACACCCTGCGCGTCTTCGCCGAGCAGGAGGGTCTGGAGTACCCGCTGCTTTCGGACTTCTGGCCGCACGGCGAGGTCTCGCGCGCGTACGGGGTCTTCGACGAGGAGAAGGGCTGCGCGGTGCGCGGAACCTTCGTCATCGACAAGGACGGCGTGGTCCGTTGGACCGTCGAGAACGGTCTGCCGGACGCCCGGGACCTGAATGACTACGTCAAGGCGCTCGACACCCTGTGA
- a CDS encoding TerD family protein has protein sequence MTHAMLKGSNVPLDAMAVRAVLRWTPGADVPDVDASALLLAADGRVRSDEDFVFYNQPRHPSGLVRRLPKKRVGDGLTDTIEADLAALDPSVDRVLVTASSDGATFGSVRDLRILLYDAGPGGTEPLAVFDVKAETGEETAIICGELYRRGETWKFRAVGQGYPTGLVGLATEYGISVDEDGEAGEEADAGSSGADRARTHGQASPGAHSASVPQPHAVPPDRSQPQTEPYVPPLPSASPPSYGYPQPAPPQHPPVHQPSYGYPQPASAQPGYGYPQPAAAAAHPGNPDFVLPPMGPQFIRQ, from the coding sequence ATGACGCACGCGATGCTGAAGGGATCCAACGTCCCGCTGGACGCCATGGCCGTGAGGGCCGTGCTCCGCTGGACGCCGGGCGCCGACGTCCCGGACGTGGACGCCTCGGCGCTGCTGCTCGCCGCCGACGGCCGGGTGCGCTCCGACGAGGACTTCGTCTTCTACAACCAGCCGCGCCACCCCTCGGGCCTGGTGCGGCGGCTGCCGAAGAAGCGGGTCGGGGACGGACTGACCGACACCATCGAGGCGGATCTGGCCGCGCTGGACCCGTCCGTCGACCGCGTCCTGGTCACCGCCTCCTCGGACGGCGCGACCTTCGGGTCCGTACGCGACCTGCGGATCCTGCTGTACGACGCGGGGCCGGGCGGCACCGAGCCGCTGGCTGTCTTCGATGTGAAGGCGGAGACCGGCGAGGAGACCGCGATCATCTGCGGCGAGCTCTACCGGCGCGGCGAGACGTGGAAGTTCCGCGCGGTGGGGCAGGGCTATCCGACCGGTCTGGTGGGTCTGGCGACGGAGTACGGGATCTCCGTGGACGAGGACGGCGAGGCGGGCGAGGAGGCCGACGCGGGCTCCTCCGGCGCCGACCGGGCCAGGACCCACGGCCAGGCCTCGCCCGGGGCCCACTCGGCGTCCGTGCCGCAGCCGCACGCCGTTCCCCCGGACCGGTCGCAGCCGCAGACCGAGCCCTATGTGCCGCCGCTGCCGTCCGCCTCGCCGCCCTCCTACGGCTATCCGCAGCCCGCGCCGCCGCAGCACCCTCCCGTGCACCAGCCCTCGTACGGCTATCCGCAGCCCGCGTCGGCGCAGCCCGGCTACGGCTATCCGCAGCCGGCGGCCGCGGCGGCGCACCCCGGGAACCCGGACTTCGTGCTGCCGCCGATGGGGCCGCAGTTCATTCGGCAGTGA
- a CDS encoding Tellurium resistance, whose protein sequence is MAFWDNLLRGGRPSAQFDTGSAASNAIELTKRHPVVSLGKQGANSGSLRVNLSWRMRTSDFGGRSGPSVLRHPFKLFKPDVVQAHTQGVVNVDLDLGCLYELNDGSKGVVQPLGGFFGATNAAPYVQLSGDDRFGSPSGETIYVNLDHRESIKRLLVFVYIYDQTPAFDRTHAKVTLYPSNGPRIEIDLDEHAPQARSCAVVSIENIKGDMVVRREVKFVYGFQAELDRLYGWGLQWGRGYKTKA, encoded by the coding sequence ATGGCCTTCTGGGACAACCTGCTGCGCGGCGGCAGGCCCTCGGCGCAGTTCGACACGGGCAGCGCCGCGAGCAACGCCATCGAGCTGACCAAACGGCACCCGGTGGTCTCGCTCGGCAAGCAGGGCGCCAACTCCGGGTCGCTGCGCGTCAACCTGTCGTGGCGGATGCGCACCTCCGACTTCGGCGGCCGGTCGGGGCCCAGCGTGCTGCGGCACCCGTTCAAGCTGTTCAAGCCCGATGTGGTCCAGGCGCACACCCAGGGCGTGGTCAACGTCGACCTCGACCTCGGCTGCCTCTACGAGCTCAACGACGGCTCCAAGGGCGTGGTGCAGCCGCTCGGCGGCTTCTTCGGCGCCACCAACGCGGCGCCGTACGTCCAGCTCAGCGGCGACGACCGGTTCGGCTCGCCGTCCGGCGAGACGATCTACGTCAACCTCGACCACCGCGAGTCCATCAAGCGGCTGCTGGTCTTCGTCTACATCTACGACCAGACGCCCGCCTTCGACCGTACGCACGCCAAAGTCACGCTCTACCCGAGCAACGGCCCGCGCATAGAGATCGACCTGGACGAGCACGCCCCGCAGGCCCGCTCCTGCGCCGTCGTCTCCATCGAGAACATCAAGGGGGACATGGTCGTGCGCCGCGAGGTGAAGTTCGTGTACGGCTTCCAGGCCGAGCTGGACCGCCTCTACGGATGGGGGCTCCAGTGGGGGCGCGGCTACAAGACGAAGGCCTGA
- a CDS encoding DUF3052 domain-containing protein — MSATADHAEERTNPAIRLGFEPGQVVQEIGYDEDVDQDLREGIESLIGQDIVDEDYDDVADVVVLWFRDEDGDLTDALVDAIGLLEDGGTIWLLTPKTGRDGYVEPSDVNDAAQTAGLSPAKSISVGKDWSGTRLKSGKR; from the coding sequence GTGAGCGCGACCGCGGACCACGCGGAGGAGCGGACCAACCCGGCCATCAGGCTGGGGTTCGAGCCCGGACAGGTGGTCCAGGAGATCGGTTACGACGAAGACGTCGACCAGGATCTCCGCGAGGGCATCGAGTCCCTGATTGGCCAGGACATCGTTGACGAGGACTATGACGACGTCGCCGACGTCGTCGTTCTCTGGTTCCGCGACGAGGACGGCGACCTTACGGACGCCCTGGTCGATGCCATCGGCCTCCTGGAGGACGGCGGCACCATCTGGCTGCTGACTCCGAAGACCGGCCGGGACGGATACGTCGAGCCCAGTGACGTCAACGACGCCGCGCAGACTGCTGGCCTTTCCCCGGCCAAGAGCATCAGCGTGGGCAAGGACTGGTCGGGCACCCGCCTGAAGTCCGGCAAGCGCTGA
- a CDS encoding peptidase inhibitor family I36 protein encodes MRTQTTAAAVLAATAFLLPAQARAAAPPRLGACAPGELCLWKQPDFKGARQVYDLRNIEIESCTALPPGTDAGSLANRTGRPVTAYQSEVCAETAEFDTHPGGGSWVPQNPYRVRAFKVWQS; translated from the coding sequence ATGCGCACACAGACGACAGCCGCGGCCGTCCTCGCCGCCACCGCGTTCCTGCTGCCCGCCCAGGCCCGCGCGGCCGCCCCGCCGCGCCTCGGCGCCTGCGCGCCCGGCGAGCTGTGCCTCTGGAAGCAGCCGGACTTCAAGGGCGCCCGGCAGGTGTACGACCTGAGGAACATCGAGATCGAGAGCTGTACGGCGTTACCGCCCGGCACGGACGCCGGGTCCCTCGCCAACCGGACGGGCCGCCCGGTGACGGCGTACCAGTCGGAGGTGTGCGCGGAGACGGCCGAGTTCGACACCCATCCGGGCGGCGGGTCCTGGGTGCCCCAGAACCCCTACCGGGTCCGGGCATTCAAGGTGTGGCAGAGCTGA
- a CDS encoding TerD family protein → MGVSLSKGGNVSLTKAAPNLTAVIVGLGWDARTTTGGDFDLDASALLTNDQGKVANDSNFVFFNNLKSPDGSVEHTGDNLTGEGEGDDEVIKVNLAGVPAEVHKIVFPVSIYEAESRQQSFGQVRNAYIRVVNQADNTELARYDLSEDASTETAMVFGELYRNGAEWKFRAIGQGYASGLRGIAQDFGVNV, encoded by the coding sequence GTGGGAGTCAGCCTCAGCAAGGGCGGCAACGTCTCGCTGACCAAGGCCGCCCCCAACCTGACCGCGGTCATCGTCGGTCTGGGCTGGGACGCTCGTACCACCACCGGGGGTGACTTCGACCTGGACGCCAGCGCACTGCTGACCAACGACCAGGGCAAGGTCGCCAACGACTCGAACTTCGTCTTCTTCAACAACCTCAAGAGCCCCGACGGTTCCGTCGAGCACACCGGTGACAACCTCACCGGTGAGGGCGAGGGCGACGACGAGGTCATCAAGGTGAACCTGGCCGGTGTCCCGGCCGAGGTTCACAAGATCGTCTTCCCGGTCTCGATCTACGAGGCCGAGAGCCGCCAGCAGTCGTTCGGCCAGGTCCGCAACGCGTACATCCGCGTGGTGAACCAGGCCGACAACACCGAGCTCGCCCGGTACGACCTGAGCGAGGACGCCTCGACGGAGACCGCCATGGTCTTCGGCGAGCTGTACCGCAACGGGGCGGAGTGGAAGTTCCGCGCCATCGGCCAGGGGTACGCGTCGGGCCTGCGTGGCATTGCGCAGGACTTCGGCGTCAACGTCTGA
- a CDS encoding TerD family protein, whose product MGVTLAKGGNVSLSKAAPNLTQVLVGLGWDARSTTGADFDLDASALLCATGRVLGDDYFVFYNNLTSPEGSVEHTGDNLTGEGEGDDESLIVDLTKVPAGCDKIVFPVSIHEADNRGQTFGQVSNAFIRVVNQADGQELARYDLSEDASTETAMIFGELYRYGGEWKFRAVGQGYASGLRGIALDFGVNVS is encoded by the coding sequence ATGGGCGTCACGCTCGCCAAGGGGGGCAATGTCTCCCTGTCCAAGGCCGCACCGAACCTCACCCAGGTGCTGGTCGGCCTCGGCTGGGACGCGCGTTCCACCACCGGAGCCGACTTCGACCTCGACGCCAGCGCGCTGCTGTGCGCGACCGGGCGCGTGCTCGGCGACGACTACTTCGTCTTCTACAACAACCTGACGAGCCCGGAGGGCTCGGTCGAGCACACCGGGGACAACCTCACGGGTGAGGGCGAGGGCGACGACGAGTCGCTCATCGTCGACCTGACGAAGGTGCCGGCCGGCTGCGACAAGATCGTCTTCCCTGTCTCGATCCATGAGGCGGACAACCGAGGCCAGACGTTCGGCCAGGTCAGCAATGCCTTCATCCGGGTGGTCAACCAGGCCGACGGCCAGGAACTCGCGCGCTACGACCTGAGCGAGGACGCCTCCACCGAGACCGCGATGATCTTCGGCGAGCTCTACCGCTACGGCGGCGAGTGGAAGTTCCGTGCGGTCGGTCAGGGGTACGCGTCCGGACTCCGGGGGATCGCTCTAGACTTCGGGGTCAACGTTTCGTAA
- a CDS encoding HpcH/HpaI aldolase/citrate lyase family protein, producing MRHFGHVPPAARKDLFHREPVEFDSDSPARVLSAALGATLYSPATRPTLADDVLKQARRGVVSMVLCLEDSIDDAEVAGAEANLVRQFADLDARGGQTPLLFIRVREPAQIPDLVRRLGSSVRMLSGFVLPKFTEERGVPFLEALGAAEAACGRRLFAMPVLESPELLHLETRCETLTGIARTVDKYRDRVLALRLGVTDFCSAYGLRRSPDMTAYDVQIVAGVIADVVNVLGRADGTGFTITGPVWEYFRLQERMFKPQLRRSPFLEGRAEELRDTLIEHDIDGLLREIELDRANGLLGKTCIHPSHVVPVHALSVVSHEEYSDARDILRPERGGGGVLRSAYTNKMNEVKPHRAWAERTLLRAEVFGVAHEDTGFVELLTAGLAG from the coding sequence ATGCGTCACTTCGGGCACGTTCCGCCTGCTGCTCGTAAGGACCTGTTCCACCGGGAACCCGTCGAGTTCGACTCGGACTCTCCCGCGCGGGTGCTGTCCGCCGCCCTGGGGGCGACGCTCTACAGCCCCGCGACCCGCCCCACGCTCGCCGACGACGTGCTCAAGCAGGCCCGCCGGGGTGTCGTGTCCATGGTGCTCTGCCTGGAGGACTCGATCGACGACGCCGAGGTGGCGGGGGCGGAGGCCAATCTGGTCCGCCAGTTCGCCGACCTCGACGCGCGCGGCGGACAGACCCCGCTGCTGTTCATCCGGGTCCGCGAGCCCGCCCAGATCCCCGATCTGGTGCGGCGGCTCGGCTCCTCGGTGCGGATGCTGTCCGGATTCGTACTGCCGAAGTTCACCGAGGAGCGCGGGGTGCCGTTCCTGGAGGCGCTGGGCGCGGCCGAGGCGGCCTGCGGGCGGCGGCTGTTCGCCATGCCGGTGCTCGAATCGCCCGAGCTGCTGCACCTGGAGACCCGCTGCGAGACGCTGACCGGCATCGCCCGGACCGTCGACAAGTACCGCGACCGGGTGCTGGCGCTGCGGCTCGGCGTGACCGACTTCTGCTCGGCGTACGGGCTGCGGCGCTCGCCGGACATGACGGCGTACGACGTGCAGATCGTGGCCGGGGTGATCGCGGACGTGGTCAACGTGCTGGGCCGCGCCGACGGCACGGGCTTCACGATCACCGGCCCGGTCTGGGAGTACTTCAGGCTCCAGGAGCGCATGTTCAAGCCCCAGCTGCGCCGCAGCCCCTTCCTTGAGGGGCGTGCGGAGGAACTGCGCGACACGCTGATCGAGCACGACATCGACGGCCTGCTGCGCGAGATCGAGCTCGACCGCGCCAACGGGCTGCTCGGCAAGACCTGCATCCACCCCTCGCACGTGGTGCCGGTGCACGCGCTGTCGGTGGTCAGCCACGAGGAGTACAGCGACGCCCGGGACATCCTGCGGCCGGAGCGGGGCGGCGGCGGAGTGCTGCGTTCCGCGTATACGAACAAAATGAACGAAGTGAAGCCGCACCGTGCGTGGGCCGAGCGGACTCTGCTGCGCGCCGAGGTCTTCGGCGTCGCGCACGAGGACACCGGCTTCGTGGAGCTGCTGACCGCCGGCCTGGCCGGATGA